In a genomic window of Scomber japonicus isolate fScoJap1 chromosome 17, fScoJap1.pri, whole genome shotgun sequence:
- the LOC128377536 gene encoding protein FAM177B yields the protein MNDSHQEVTDTQETEFGDAAPPKQKRIIHFANGETLEDEDSEEEEEEEQSSNRDPFTEPAERSSKTRFSFKNVAFLVGRVSLLICDFLGERTASALGLNAAKYQYAVDQYQRDHKTTSSPTKNGQMGGRAERTHLSSGQHGSLYGATGDSRCPDDPQKSCDEKDMDRNEGRHNRAYEGDEE from the exons ATGAACGACAGCCACCAGGAA GTAACAGACACCCAGGAAACCGAGTTTGGAGATGCTGCCCCGCCAAAACAGAAGAGGATCATTCACTTCGCCAACGGTGAAACTCTGGAGGATGAGGacagcgaggaggaagaagaagaggagcagtCATCAAACAGAGATCCCTTCACAGAACCTGCGGAGAGG TCCTCCAAGACCCGGTTCTCATTCAAGAATGTGGCCTTTCTAGTTGGGAGGGTGTCACTGTTAA TTTGTGATTTCCTTGGAGAGAGAACGGCAAGTGCACTTGGACTGAATGCAGCCAAATACCAGTACGCTGTAGATCAGTATCAGAGGGACCACAAG ACAACAAGCAGCCCAACCAAAAATGGTCAAATGGGAGGACGGGCAGAGAGAACCCACCTCTCTTCTGGACAGCACGGGAGTCTTTATGGAGCTACGGGAGATTCGAGATGTCCCGATGACCCCCAAAAGAGCTGCGATGAGAAAGATATGGACAGAAATGAAGGGCGTCACAACAGAGCTTATGAAGGAGATGAGGAGTGA